In the Phaseolus vulgaris cultivar G19833 chromosome 7, P. vulgaris v2.0, whole genome shotgun sequence genome, one interval contains:
- the LOC137828910 gene encoding uncharacterized protein: MITSIFDVSNGHFPASHCLDVMHIEKNVCDNVLYTLLNDPKKSKDNLKARKVLKEMGIRKELCPNDKGRFRPSVFSLSKTKKKTFLRTLKNAKMPDGYSSNIARCVDLKGGKIFGLKSHDCQILMEQLLPIAIRNVLPNNVTVVIVEMCSFFRQLCGKSLSQFDLNKLESRMIQTLCHLEMLFPPTFFTIMVHLTCHLAGEAKLGGPAHYRWMYPIERYLGHLKSYVRNKAQPEGSIAEGYLAEEVLTFCSQYMEGMKTRTNRPSRVDDSFNTNISELNTIFPPIGVKFYLFSIKITSVKNVTTYVYYGVRIFFNHCKLRQL, encoded by the exons ATGATAACGTCTATCTTTGATGTGTCTAATGGACATTTTCCAGCTTCACATTGTCTAGATGTGATGCATATTGAGAAAAATGTTTGTGACAATGTTTTGTATACATTACTTAATGATCCTAAGAAGTCCAAAGATAATCTCAAAGCCCGAAAGGTTCTTAAAGAAATGGGTATAAGGAAAGAGCTTTGTCCAAATGATAAAGGAAGATTTCGACCAAGTGTATTTTCATTgtcaaaaacaaagaaaaaaacgtTTTTGCGGACGTTGAAAAATGCTAAAATGCCAGATGGATACTCAAGTAATATTGCAAGGTGTGTAGATTTAAAAGGTGGAAAGATTTTTGGACTCAAGAGTCATGATTGTCAAATTCTTATGGAACAATTACTACCTATTGCCATACGTAATGTTTTACCAAACAATGTGACTGTAGTGATAGTAGAAATGTGTTCATTTTTTCGACAATTATGTGGGAAAAGTTTAAGTCAATTTGATCTTAATAAACTTGAGTCTCGCATGATTCAAACTCTTTGCCACTTGGAAATGTTATTTCCTCCTACCTTCTTTACAATCATGGTTCATTTAACATGTCACCTAGCTGGTGAGGCAAAGCTTGGAGGACCGGCACATTACCGTTGGATGTATCCCATAGAAAG GTATTTGGGGCACTTAAAATCGTATGTTCGAAACAAGGCACAACCTGAAGGTTCTATTGCTGAAGGATACCTAGCTGAAGAGGTTTTGACCTTTTGCTCTCAATATATGGAAGGGATGAAAACAAGAACTAATAGACCGTCACGTGTGGATGACTCTTTCAAcacaaatatttcagaattgaATACCATATTTCCACCAATTggggttaaattttatttattcagtattaaaattacgtcagttaaaaacGTCACTACTTACGTATATTATGGTGTTAGAATTTTCTTCAATCATtgtaaattgcgacagttataa